A part of Setaria viridis chromosome 8, Setaria_viridis_v4.0, whole genome shotgun sequence genomic DNA contains:
- the LOC117866231 gene encoding phenylacetaldehyde synthase: MGSLPLEAMMPLNPDSFAGESSAVVDFLADYYRNVDKYPVMANTQPGTIRKLLPEAAPELGDSMDRILDDVQRDILPGLTHWQSPSFFAYFPANASTAGFAGEMLSAGLNVVPFVWTASPVATELEQVVVDWMASLLGLPERFHFKGGGGGVLHGSTCEAVVCTLAAARDRALSKLGHEGILKLVVYASDQTHATFQKGASIVGIPPANFRILRTSANSGYGLTATIVQRAIEEDVARGLVPLYVCATVGTTGLGAIDRVRELGHVARRYGTWLHIDAAYAGSAAICPEFQGHLDGAELADSLSMNPHKWFLTNMDCCCLWVANPTTMTDALSTDPEYLKNVGTTSKMAETVDYKDWQIALSRRFRAIKLWVVLRRYGAAGMRAHIRRHIQMAEWFEHVVAADERFEVVVPRNFSLVCFRLRPRFMADKAVEALNCDLLAAVNASGRAFMTHFVVDDKFVIRLAVGGSMTEMRHVRAAWELLKEKANDLIATGC, encoded by the exons ATGGGTAGCCTTCCACTTGAAGCCATGATGCCACTGAACCCCGATTCATTCGCTGGGGAGTCCAGTGCCGTGGTCGACTTCCTCGCCGACTACTACCGCAACGTCGATAAGTATCCGGTCATGGCCAACACCCAGCCAGGGACCATCCGTAAGCTTCTTCCGGAGGCAGCCCCGGAGTTGGGCGACTCCATGGATCGCATACTGGATGATGTGCAGCGGGATATCCTCCCCGGCCTCACACATTGGCAGAGCCCTAGCTTCTTTGCCTATTTCCCGGCGAATGCAAGCACCGCAGGGTTCGCCGGGGAGATGTTGTCGGCTGGTCTCAACGTCGTCCCGTTCGTCTGGACGGCGTCACCGGTGGCCACTGAGCTGGAGCAGGTCGTGGTTGACTGGATGGCTAGCCTCCTCGGCCTACCGGAGCGCTTCCACttcaagggaggaggaggcggtgtccTGCATGGGAGCACGTGCGAGGCGGTGGTGTGCACTCTCGCTGCCGCGCGCGACCGTGCACTCAGCAAGCTCGGACATGAGGGCATCCTCAAGCTTGTCGTGTATGCCTCGGACCAGACCCACGCAACCTTCCAGAAGGGCGCGAGCATCGTCGGCATCCCTCCAGCAAACTTCCGCATCCTGCGGACTTCGGCAAACTCGGGATACGGCCTGACCGCCACCATCGTCCAAAGAGCAATCGAGGAAGACGTCGCCCGCGGGCTGGTTCCCCTTTACGTCTGCGCCACCGTCGGCACTACTGGTCTGGGGGCCATTGACCGAGTGCGCGAGCTCGGCCATGTTGCCCGGCGTTATG GAACCTGGCTGCACATCGACGCAGCCTACGCCGGAAGCGCAGCCATTTGCCCGGAGTTCCAAGGTCacctcgacggcgccgagctcgcGGACTCGCTGAGCATGAACCCACATAAGTGGTTCCTCACCAACATGGACTGCTGCTGCCTCTGGGTGGCGAACCCTACCACCATGACCGACGCACTGTCCACTGACCCGGAGTACCTCAAGAATGTCGGCACCACGTCTAAGATGGCGGAAACGGTCGACTACAAGGACTGGCAGATCGCGCTGTCACGCCGCTTCCGTGCCATCAAACTCTGGGTGGTGCTACGGCGCTATGGAGCGGCGGGAATGCGCGCGCACATACGGAGGCACATCCAGATGGCAGAGTGGTTCGAGCACGTCGTGGCGGCGGACGAGCGGTTTGAGGTCGTGGTGCCAAGGAACTTCTCCTTGGTGtgcttccgcctccgcccgcggttCATGGCGGATAAAGCTGTGGAGGCCCTGAACTGCGACCTCCTCGCAGCGGTGAATGCAAGCGGCCGGGCGTTCATGACGCACTTCGTCGTGGACGACAAGTTTGTGATCCGCCTAGCCGTGGGTGGGTCAATGACAGAGATGCGGCACGTCCGGGCCGCGTGGGAGCTTCTCAAGGAGAAGGCCAACGACTTGATCGCCACCGGTTGTTAG